A window from Candidatus Lernaella stagnicola encodes these proteins:
- a CDS encoding 2-hydroxyacid dehydrogenase, giving the protein MIKVAFYGTKAYDKQFFEQHADERLAFHFHDFNLNEITAPLAEGCDAVCLFVNDHADRSTLRILVDMNVGLVALRCAGFNNVDLEAARELRLPVVRVPGYSPHAIAEYTLGLLLTLNRKIHRAYNRVRDQNFSLEGMVGSEIHRKTIGVIGTGRIGKLVAQVFRGLQTDVLAYDTHPDEEWAASHGVTYLPLEQLLGRADVVTLHAPLMLETYHTINAFTISKMKPGAYLINTSRGALVDTHALIEALKSGHLGGVALDVYEEEDGVFFSDLSQEILPDDDLSRLLGFPNVLVTSHQAFLTREALHAIAATTVRNLLCLETGEPFPTENVLCCDTDSRSAP; this is encoded by the coding sequence TTGATAAAAGTCGCTTTCTACGGAACCAAAGCCTACGACAAACAATTCTTTGAGCAACACGCCGACGAGCGCCTGGCGTTTCATTTTCATGATTTCAATCTTAACGAAATCACCGCCCCCCTCGCTGAGGGTTGCGACGCCGTGTGCCTATTCGTCAACGATCACGCCGACCGCTCGACGCTGCGGATCCTCGTGGATATGAACGTCGGGCTTGTCGCCTTGCGCTGCGCCGGTTTCAACAACGTCGACCTCGAAGCCGCGCGTGAACTGCGGCTGCCCGTCGTGCGCGTTCCCGGGTATTCGCCCCACGCCATCGCCGAGTACACCCTCGGCCTGTTGTTGACGCTGAACCGAAAAATTCATCGCGCCTACAACCGCGTCCGCGATCAGAACTTCTCCCTTGAGGGTATGGTGGGCAGCGAAATTCACCGTAAAACTATCGGCGTGATCGGCACCGGGCGAATCGGTAAGCTCGTGGCGCAAGTGTTTCGCGGTCTGCAGACCGATGTCCTTGCGTATGACACCCACCCGGACGAGGAATGGGCGGCGTCGCACGGCGTCACGTATTTGCCCCTGGAACAACTGTTGGGGCGCGCCGACGTCGTCACGTTGCATGCACCTTTGATGCTTGAAACGTATCATACGATCAACGCGTTCACGATTTCCAAGATGAAACCCGGCGCGTATCTGATCAATACGAGCCGTGGCGCACTGGTCGATACGCACGCGCTCATCGAGGCCCTGAAATCCGGACACCTCGGCGGCGTCGCGCTGGACGTTTACGAAGAAGAGGACGGCGTGTTTTTCAGCGACTTGTCACAAGAGATTTTGCCCGACGACGACCTGTCGCGCTTGCTCGGTTTCCCCAACGTGCTCGTCACTTCGCACCAAGCGTTCCTGACCCGCGAAGCCCTTCACGCCATCGCCGCCACCACGGTGCGGAATTTGCTTTGCCTCGAAACCGGTGAACCCTTCCCCACCGAAAACGTGCTGTGCTGCGATACCGATTCGCGCTCCGCCCCGTGA
- a CDS encoding prolyl oligopeptidase family serine peptidase translates to MRLVNRFGLVLLVLLFVAGCATHGMRLPEVPAPRGSTAEEINGYLVADPYRDLENAAQAEAWVEAQNARTRAYLEKVKVDGVAERIAELFAIGFVGDPFMAGGKVFYLKLEPGQEQRKLFVRENGGDRLLVDPESVDASGKTALDWFRPSKTGGFVAYGLSKGGDENSTLYVVDVATGKRLPDTLPDTRHASIGWLPDDSGFYFTTYPGGAQYDRHVYFHRLGEKADAATYVFGRGRKKTDWPSVGVDRDGRYLMMSVGTGVTTSDSYLVDIATNRVITVAENLDAEVWPAAVVGDKVWLYTTLDAPNMRFVEADIDDPSPENWRDILPERDVPLKGVERVGKDRLVALYLETAVSHLRLFDLAGHELGEIELPAPGSVSGMSGEPGSERIVIEYSSFLYPQSLFVIEPARSMKAEPMIKTSAGGAFNPEDFTVEYVEYPSYDGTKVPMFLVYRKDMVRDGGNPTVLYGYGGFSISMGPSFSRTNLFWIERGGVYALAAIRGGGEKGEAWHKAGMEEKKFQVFKDFEYAMRYLIREDYTRPEKLAIRGGSNGGLLVGAMITGVPHLFAAAVGQVGLYDMVRYHKFPPAQLWIPEYGSADVPEQTGYLWAYSPYHQVLPGVRYPASFIHTAESDTRVHWLHSAKFAAALQAAGPSRGPILFELQRQAGHGQGMNWSDVMKKTADTYYFLLDQIGDPAAAR, encoded by the coding sequence ATGCGTTTGGTGAATCGTTTTGGCTTGGTGTTGTTGGTGCTCTTGTTCGTCGCCGGTTGTGCGACGCACGGAATGCGTTTGCCGGAAGTGCCGGCGCCGCGCGGTTCGACAGCGGAGGAGATCAACGGGTATCTCGTGGCCGATCCGTATCGCGACCTGGAAAACGCCGCGCAGGCCGAGGCATGGGTGGAGGCGCAAAACGCGCGCACGCGGGCGTACTTGGAAAAAGTTAAAGTGGACGGCGTGGCGGAGCGGATCGCCGAGTTGTTCGCCATCGGCTTCGTGGGCGACCCGTTCATGGCGGGCGGCAAGGTTTTCTACCTCAAGCTTGAACCCGGCCAAGAGCAACGAAAGCTTTTCGTGCGGGAGAACGGCGGCGACCGGCTGCTGGTCGATCCGGAAAGCGTCGACGCCAGCGGTAAGACGGCGCTGGACTGGTTTCGCCCATCGAAGACGGGGGGCTTTGTCGCCTACGGTTTGTCGAAGGGCGGCGACGAGAACAGCACGTTGTACGTGGTCGATGTAGCGACGGGCAAGCGGTTGCCGGACACGTTGCCCGACACGCGCCACGCGTCGATCGGCTGGTTGCCCGACGACAGCGGCTTTTACTTCACAACCTACCCCGGCGGCGCGCAGTACGATCGTCACGTGTATTTCCATCGCTTGGGCGAGAAAGCGGACGCGGCGACGTACGTGTTCGGCCGCGGGCGGAAGAAAACCGACTGGCCGAGTGTCGGCGTGGACCGCGACGGCCGCTACTTGATGATGAGCGTCGGCACCGGCGTGACGACCAGCGACAGTTACTTGGTGGATATCGCGACGAACCGCGTCATTACCGTGGCGGAAAACTTGGACGCCGAGGTGTGGCCGGCGGCTGTCGTGGGCGACAAGGTGTGGCTGTACACGACGCTGGACGCGCCGAATATGCGCTTTGTGGAAGCGGACATCGACGATCCGTCGCCTGAAAACTGGCGCGACATCCTGCCGGAGCGTGACGTGCCGCTCAAAGGCGTCGAGCGCGTCGGCAAGGACCGGCTCGTGGCGTTGTATCTGGAAACGGCCGTGTCACACTTGCGGCTGTTTGATCTGGCGGGACACGAGCTTGGCGAAATCGAACTCCCGGCGCCGGGCTCCGTGAGCGGGATGAGCGGCGAGCCGGGCAGCGAGCGAATCGTGATCGAGTATTCCTCCTTTTTGTATCCGCAAAGCCTGTTCGTCATCGAACCGGCGCGCTCGATGAAGGCCGAACCGATGATCAAGACCTCGGCGGGCGGCGCGTTCAATCCGGAGGACTTCACCGTCGAGTACGTGGAGTATCCATCCTACGACGGCACGAAAGTGCCGATGTTCCTCGTGTATCGCAAGGACATGGTACGCGACGGCGGCAACCCGACGGTGCTGTATGGATACGGTGGCTTCAGCATCAGCATGGGGCCGAGTTTTTCGCGGACGAATTTGTTTTGGATCGAACGGGGCGGCGTGTACGCGCTGGCGGCGATTCGCGGCGGTGGAGAAAAAGGCGAAGCGTGGCACAAGGCGGGCATGGAAGAGAAGAAGTTCCAGGTCTTCAAGGATTTCGAGTACGCCATGCGGTACTTGATTCGGGAGGATTACACGCGCCCGGAGAAATTGGCGATTCGCGGCGGGTCGAACGGCGGCTTGCTGGTCGGCGCAATGATCACCGGCGTGCCGCACTTGTTCGCGGCGGCGGTCGGCCAGGTCGGGCTTTACGACATGGTGCGCTACCACAAATTCCCGCCGGCGCAGTTGTGGATTCCCGAGTACGGCAGCGCCGACGTGCCGGAGCAGACCGGCTATCTGTGGGCCTATTCACCCTATCACCAGGTGCTGCCGGGCGTGCGGTATCCGGCGTCTTTCATCCACACGGCAGAGTCGGACACGCGCGTGCATTGGCTGCACTCGGCAAAATTCGCGGCGGCGTTGCAGGCCGCGGGGCCCTCACGCGGACCGATCTTATTCGAGTTGCAGCGGCAGGCGGGACACGGCCAGGGGATGAACTGGTCGGACGTGATGAAAAAAACGGCGGACACGTACTATTTTCTGCTCGACCAAATCGGTGACCCTGCCGCGGCACGGTAG
- the guaD gene encoding guanine deaminase: protein MPRFFRGTLLNPSTPERALLLEDGGLLVDDDGTILAAGAREEIALPEGCETVDFSNYLVMPGFVDTHCHVAQARAVNVRHASLLEWLSKVVFPMESAYSADVAIREAPDFFHRLLATGTTTVGLYVTVNEDATDAVFAVAESVGIRGVIGKVMMDQHSPPALQENTAASLAASQRLCEMWHGQAKGRLRYAFTPRFALTCSAELLREAGAMAAEYKCHVATHVAENKAEVARAAELFPEARSYLDIYDRAGLLGPRTILGHGIYLDEKDWDVMAATGTGLAHCPVSNILLESGILDLAAPMSRGVAVGLGSDIGAGSDPALTEVAESAISGQIARKVLGHSHRVVTPELAFYLLTRGGAEAMGLADEIGDFRPGKQADFVVFDPRECLPMAEWTPEMDAASLLYAILLRFRATAVRATFVQGRRVYPSLEA from the coding sequence ATGCCGCGATTTTTTCGAGGGACGTTGTTGAATCCGTCGACGCCCGAACGAGCGTTGTTGTTGGAAGATGGCGGCCTGCTCGTGGACGACGACGGCACGATACTCGCGGCGGGCGCGCGGGAGGAAATCGCGTTGCCCGAGGGGTGCGAGACCGTCGATTTCAGCAACTACCTCGTGATGCCCGGTTTCGTGGACACGCATTGCCACGTCGCCCAGGCGCGCGCGGTCAACGTGCGTCACGCGTCACTGCTCGAGTGGCTGAGCAAAGTCGTGTTTCCCATGGAGTCGGCATACAGTGCCGATGTGGCGATACGAGAGGCGCCGGACTTTTTTCACCGACTGCTGGCCACCGGAACAACGACCGTCGGGCTGTATGTCACCGTGAACGAAGACGCGACCGACGCCGTTTTCGCGGTGGCCGAATCGGTAGGGATTCGCGGGGTGATCGGCAAGGTCATGATGGACCAGCACAGCCCGCCCGCGCTGCAGGAAAACACGGCGGCTTCGCTGGCGGCCTCGCAGCGCTTGTGCGAGATGTGGCACGGGCAGGCAAAGGGTCGGCTGCGGTACGCGTTCACGCCGCGATTTGCGCTGACGTGTTCGGCCGAACTGCTGCGCGAGGCCGGCGCCATGGCCGCTGAGTACAAGTGCCACGTCGCGACGCACGTTGCGGAAAACAAGGCCGAGGTGGCGCGCGCGGCGGAGTTGTTCCCGGAGGCGCGCAGCTATCTGGATATTTACGACCGGGCGGGGCTTTTGGGGCCGCGCACGATTTTGGGCCACGGAATTTATCTCGACGAGAAAGATTGGGACGTGATGGCCGCCACGGGCACCGGCCTGGCGCACTGCCCAGTGTCGAACATCTTGCTTGAGAGCGGCATTCTGGATTTGGCGGCGCCGATGTCGCGCGGCGTCGCGGTCGGCTTGGGTTCGGATATCGGCGCGGGGTCGGACCCGGCGCTCACCGAAGTGGCCGAGTCGGCGATATCGGGCCAGATCGCGCGGAAGGTGCTGGGGCATTCGCATCGTGTGGTGACGCCGGAACTGGCGTTTTATCTCCTGACTCGCGGTGGCGCCGAGGCGATGGGGTTGGCCGATGAGATCGGCGATTTCCGGCCGGGCAAGCAGGCGGATTTCGTGGTGTTCGATCCGCGGGAATGCCTGCCGATGGCCGAATGGACACCGGAAATGGATGCGGCCTCGCTGCTGTATGCGATTTTGTTGCGGTTCCGCGCTACGGCGGTGCGGGCCACGTTCGTACAAGGTAGGCGCGTTTACCCGTCGCTCGAAGCCTGA
- a CDS encoding TldD/PmbA family protein: MIGREAIFAALDAALSEAKGEAVAVCQGQSSGLTRFAGNRVHQNMHTENTVVSIRARIDQREGIAVTNSLAPSELVATLRRAEAVAAANPPVEDSPPLPGPQEYGEVVTFVDSTAEYSADARARSVKTICEVAKAAGAVASGLLATGAGELAVANTAGLRAYVPLSVAELMAIVGDGPAYGYAAGVSRDMADIDCEAAAKRALAKCRAGRERVEIEPGEYEVILEPAAVAEALEWLNVIGFGARSNEEGTSFLAGREGESITGEAISIYDDGLNAQALGVPFDFEGMPKQRVDFIKRGVCGRGVTDLRSGARSGRVSTGHAVPPGESGWGAMAMNLVMAGGDSDLEEMIASVERGILVTRFHYVNGMIDTRRAVLTGMTRDGTFLIENGKVTSGLRNLRFQQPFMEAFANVRALSRQMRSTPAWWGEYGAYLTPAAQIDRFRFIGVQKEQ; this comes from the coding sequence ATGATCGGGCGGGAAGCGATTTTCGCGGCGTTGGACGCGGCGTTGTCGGAGGCCAAGGGAGAAGCGGTCGCCGTGTGCCAGGGACAGTCATCGGGACTGACGCGCTTTGCCGGGAACCGCGTGCACCAGAATATGCATACGGAAAACACGGTCGTTTCGATTCGCGCGCGGATTGATCAGCGCGAGGGAATCGCCGTGACCAACAGTCTCGCCCCGAGCGAGCTTGTCGCCACATTGCGCCGCGCCGAGGCCGTGGCGGCGGCCAACCCCCCGGTGGAGGATTCGCCGCCGTTGCCCGGTCCGCAAGAGTACGGGGAGGTGGTGACCTTCGTGGATTCGACGGCGGAGTATTCGGCGGACGCGCGGGCGCGGTCGGTCAAAACGATTTGTGAAGTGGCGAAGGCGGCCGGAGCGGTGGCGTCGGGCCTGCTGGCCACGGGCGCGGGCGAATTGGCCGTGGCCAATACGGCGGGACTGCGCGCCTACGTCCCGTTGTCGGTTGCGGAACTGATGGCGATCGTTGGCGACGGCCCGGCGTACGGGTACGCGGCGGGTGTATCGCGGGACATGGCGGACATTGACTGCGAGGCGGCGGCGAAACGGGCGTTGGCCAAGTGCCGGGCGGGCCGGGAGCGCGTGGAAATCGAACCGGGCGAGTATGAGGTGATCTTGGAGCCGGCGGCTGTCGCCGAGGCGTTGGAATGGTTGAACGTCATTGGTTTCGGCGCGCGATCCAATGAGGAAGGCACAAGTTTTCTGGCCGGTCGCGAGGGTGAAAGCATCACCGGCGAGGCAATTTCAATTTACGATGACGGGCTCAACGCGCAGGCGTTGGGCGTACCCTTCGATTTCGAAGGCATGCCCAAACAGCGCGTGGATTTCATCAAACGCGGCGTATGCGGGCGCGGCGTGACCGATTTGCGAAGCGGCGCGCGGTCCGGCCGGGTCAGCACGGGCCATGCCGTACCGCCGGGCGAATCGGGGTGGGGCGCGATGGCGATGAATTTGGTGATGGCGGGCGGTGACAGCGACCTGGAAGAGATGATCGCGTCGGTGGAGCGCGGTATTCTGGTGACGCGGTTTCATTACGTCAACGGCATGATCGACACGCGTCGCGCGGTGCTGACGGGCATGACGCGCGACGGCACGTTTTTGATCGAGAACGGGAAGGTGACGTCGGGTCTGCGGAATTTGCGCTTCCAGCAACCGTTTATGGAAGCGTTCGCCAATGTCCGCGCGTTGTCACGGCAGATGCGGTCGACGCCCGCGTGGTGGGGGGAATACGGCGCGTACCTCACACCGGCGGCGCAAATCGACCGCTTCCGTTTTATCGGCGTGCAGAAGGAGCAATAG
- a CDS encoding TldD/PmbA family protein, producing MKKWADLAIAQLAKKNIDYADARAVTTTDQRIMVRGERVEALSESESRGLGIRVLAKGAWGFASTNQLTEAAVTACAERAVDIARASALTTTEPARLDDRLAERGEYTSPRRIDPEEVSRERKIDLLVSACREMERHSDIGSGKAHMQFMRERKVYVDTEGAEIKQDILHSGAALEAIAQGGGDTQRVSYPNSHGGGWGSAGFELIEELNLPGNAGQTAALAAELLAAPECPRGEYDIILAGPQLALQIHESCGHPTELDRALGTEISLAGGSFMTPDRLGSLRYGSEKVNLYGDATIPGALGSFGWDDEGVRAQRFDLVRDGIFVGYQMSRETAAALGLASNGTMRAAGWSRLPLIRMTNINLAPDPRGPSLEELIADTKRGLLMDVNKSWSIDDLRLNFSFSCEYAYLIENGKRTKLLRNPVYVGITPRFWGSCDAVGNEQEWRVIGVPNCGKGQPMQTARVGHGCSAARFRGVTVGGAS from the coding sequence ATGAAAAAATGGGCCGACTTGGCGATTGCTCAGCTCGCGAAGAAAAACATCGACTACGCGGATGCGCGAGCCGTGACCACGACCGACCAACGGATCATGGTTCGCGGCGAGCGGGTCGAAGCGCTGAGCGAATCCGAAAGTCGAGGATTGGGGATTCGCGTGCTGGCCAAGGGTGCGTGGGGTTTTGCCTCGACCAACCAACTTACCGAAGCGGCGGTGACCGCCTGCGCCGAGCGCGCCGTGGACATCGCGCGGGCCAGCGCGTTGACGACGACCGAACCCGCACGCTTGGACGACCGGCTCGCCGAACGCGGGGAGTACACGAGTCCGCGCCGGATCGATCCGGAAGAAGTGTCCCGCGAGAGGAAGATCGATCTTCTCGTTTCGGCCTGCCGGGAAATGGAGAGGCATTCGGACATCGGCTCCGGCAAGGCTCACATGCAGTTCATGCGCGAGCGCAAAGTCTATGTGGATACGGAAGGCGCCGAGATCAAGCAGGATATTTTGCACAGTGGCGCGGCGCTCGAAGCCATCGCGCAGGGCGGCGGGGATACGCAGCGGGTTTCGTACCCAAATTCGCACGGCGGCGGTTGGGGCTCGGCCGGTTTTGAGTTGATCGAGGAACTCAATCTACCGGGCAACGCAGGACAGACCGCCGCGCTGGCGGCCGAATTACTAGCGGCGCCCGAGTGCCCGCGGGGCGAGTACGACATCATTCTCGCAGGGCCGCAACTGGCGCTGCAAATTCATGAATCGTGCGGACACCCGACCGAGTTGGACCGCGCGCTGGGCACGGAGATCAGCCTGGCGGGAGGCTCGTTTATGACGCCCGACCGTTTGGGCTCGCTGCGTTACGGCAGCGAGAAGGTGAACTTGTACGGCGACGCGACGATTCCCGGCGCCCTGGGCAGCTTCGGATGGGACGACGAAGGCGTGCGGGCGCAGCGCTTCGATCTGGTGCGCGACGGCATCTTCGTCGGCTACCAAATGTCGCGGGAGACGGCGGCGGCTTTGGGGTTGGCGTCCAACGGCACGATGCGCGCGGCGGGATGGTCGCGGCTGCCGTTGATTCGCATGACGAACATCAACCTGGCGCCGGATCCTCGCGGTCCGTCGTTGGAAGAACTCATCGCCGACACGAAGCGCGGCCTGCTGATGGACGTCAACAAGAGTTGGAGCATCGACGATCTGCGGTTGAACTTCAGCTTCAGTTGCGAGTACGCGTACCTGATCGAAAACGGCAAACGAACCAAGCTGCTTCGCAACCCCGTGTACGTGGGCATCACGCCGCGTTTTTGGGGAAGCTGCGACGCGGTGGGCAACGAGCAGGAGTGGCGGGTCATCGGCGTGCCGAATTGCGGCAAGGGGCAACCGATGCAAACCGCCCGTGTGGGGCACGGTTGCAGCGCCGCACGCTTTCGCGGCGTCACGGTGGGGGGTGCGTCATGA
- a CDS encoding CehA/McbA family metallohydrolase has protein sequence MNRFKTLLPLLIIVMLAASLLAVAACDDDDDDDDNDDNDTPSDDDDDDNNDDNNDDTTPGDDDDTTPGDDDDDNDTVAPWDDLSTPLGPGEVRAGMITDVDELIGGPRARAEIGDYKIYNSQVEFIIRSPQHSGIGWTGYAGNVIDADRARPPEEAGADGLWGLEQMIGLARGFLAKEVQIVESGADGEAMIRVAGKDGGIHLVDSIAPTWDYELTVVNDYILLPDADYLTIRTTLIDRSNTTRHVLMADLPFWGDETRPFGPRSGFNMDDFDLLAGLRWIGGVNRMWQTVSYALATNAPDHRFWAPYVDGEIVPLIDTVLNIEPMGQATYERLFLVGDGDTDMFPAIINQYDGVTDSAVLTGQINLPVGSDDYELIEVMVTDDRPAGQNYVSLIWPDETGAFSLEVEPGDYTLVASGPGRTDSAPLDVTVSRGQKADAEIVLGDAGIFSYDITDGGGNPVAAKLSFQTGYNAPATAGVAHRIWMVTGMGTERIMPGDYTVTVSRGFEYDIAKANVTIEAGETVLLEESIERVVDSTGYMTADFHIHTQYSIDSQALATSRIKELAAEGIEMPVITDHDTLSNYGPIAAATGADAWLQPVVGCEISPVFGHTNAWPLVADPAANDYYSIRLVEYDENGGSAGRHEFDEIFDIARNEFGAQVVQINHPRASTAWFDWVGYDPAAGVDSVDERRWTENFDAIEVFNSGNNDEGALADWYSFLDQGYTYTMTGNSDSHTTSNTLGNPRNVFSMSDDDPTTADPDDMVAAILAHQNQVSNGVLIDFFIGDESIGGLYTCADGGTVDLEIVVQAAPWVATDYLRVYTNHGTLAAEVALPASTDVVRYDDTITLAITQDSYFVIAAGHTSATLHPVNTERVFGITNPIWVDTDCNGEFDPPGLPVSN, from the coding sequence ATGAATCGATTCAAAACCCTCCTACCGCTATTGATTATCGTTATGCTGGCTGCATCGCTCTTGGCCGTGGCGGCATGCGATGACGATGACGATGACGATGACAACGACGATAACGACACCCCGTCGGACGACGACGACGACGATAACAACGACGACAATAACGATGACACAACACCCGGCGACGACGACGATACCACCCCGGGTGACGACGATGACGACAACGACACCGTGGCGCCTTGGGATGACTTGTCCACACCGCTGGGACCCGGCGAAGTGCGGGCCGGCATGATTACCGACGTGGACGAACTGATCGGCGGGCCGCGGGCGCGCGCCGAAATCGGCGACTACAAAATCTATAATTCCCAAGTCGAATTCATTATCCGTTCGCCGCAGCACTCGGGCATTGGCTGGACCGGCTACGCGGGCAACGTGATCGACGCCGACCGCGCTCGTCCGCCGGAAGAAGCGGGAGCCGACGGCCTGTGGGGCTTGGAGCAGATGATCGGCCTGGCGCGTGGGTTCCTGGCCAAGGAAGTCCAAATCGTTGAGTCAGGTGCCGATGGCGAGGCGATGATCCGCGTCGCGGGGAAAGACGGCGGCATTCATTTGGTCGACAGCATCGCGCCGACGTGGGACTACGAACTGACGGTCGTGAACGATTACATCCTGTTGCCGGATGCGGACTACCTGACGATTCGCACGACCTTGATCGACCGATCCAACACGACGCGGCATGTGCTGATGGCCGACCTGCCTTTCTGGGGCGATGAGACGCGGCCGTTTGGTCCGCGCTCCGGTTTCAACATGGACGACTTCGATTTGCTTGCCGGTCTGCGATGGATCGGCGGCGTCAACCGGATGTGGCAAACGGTATCGTACGCCTTGGCCACGAACGCGCCGGACCACCGGTTCTGGGCGCCGTACGTGGATGGTGAAATCGTGCCGCTGATCGACACGGTGCTTAACATCGAGCCCATGGGCCAGGCCACATACGAGCGCTTGTTCCTGGTGGGCGACGGCGACACCGACATGTTTCCCGCGATCATCAACCAATACGACGGCGTGACCGATTCCGCCGTGTTGACCGGCCAGATCAACCTGCCGGTGGGCAGCGATGACTACGAACTGATTGAAGTCATGGTCACCGACGACCGACCCGCCGGGCAGAACTACGTCAGCCTGATCTGGCCCGACGAAACCGGGGCGTTTTCGCTGGAGGTGGAACCCGGCGACTACACGCTGGTGGCGAGCGGACCGGGACGCACCGACTCGGCCCCGTTGGATGTCACCGTGTCGCGCGGGCAGAAGGCGGATGCGGAAATCGTGCTCGGCGATGCCGGGATTTTCTCCTACGACATCACCGACGGCGGCGGCAATCCGGTGGCGGCCAAGCTTTCGTTCCAAACGGGTTACAACGCGCCGGCGACCGCCGGAGTCGCGCATCGAATTTGGATGGTGACCGGTATGGGCACCGAACGAATCATGCCGGGCGATTATACGGTCACGGTCTCCCGCGGCTTCGAGTACGACATCGCCAAGGCGAATGTGACGATCGAAGCGGGCGAGACGGTCTTGCTGGAAGAAAGCATCGAACGGGTTGTGGACAGCACCGGGTACATGACCGCAGACTTTCACATTCACACACAGTATTCGATTGATTCGCAGGCATTGGCGACGTCGCGGATAAAAGAACTCGCGGCCGAGGGCATTGAAATGCCGGTCATCACCGACCACGACACGCTGTCGAATTACGGGCCGATTGCCGCGGCGACCGGGGCCGACGCGTGGCTGCAGCCGGTTGTCGGTTGCGAGATCAGCCCGGTGTTTGGTCACACCAACGCGTGGCCGCTGGTCGCGGATCCGGCGGCGAACGACTACTACTCGATTCGTCTGGTGGAATACGACGAAAACGGCGGCTCGGCGGGACGGCACGAATTCGACGAGATCTTCGATATCGCCCGCAACGAGTTCGGGGCGCAAGTTGTTCAGATCAATCACCCACGGGCAAGCACCGCTTGGTTCGATTGGGTGGGTTACGACCCGGCCGCGGGCGTGGATTCGGTGGACGAACGGCGCTGGACCGAGAACTTCGACGCCATCGAAGTGTTCAACTCGGGCAACAACGACGAAGGAGCGCTCGCGGATTGGTACAGTTTCCTGGATCAGGGATACACGTACACGATGACCGGAAACTCCGACTCTCACACGACAAGCAACACCTTGGGCAATCCGCGGAATGTGTTTTCGATGTCTGACGACGACCCGACCACGGCCGATCCGGACGACATGGTCGCGGCGATTTTGGCGCATCAAAACCAAGTGTCCAACGGCGTGTTGATCGACTTTTTCATCGGCGATGAAAGCATTGGCGGGCTGTACACCTGCGCCGACGGCGGCACGGTGGATTTGGAGATCGTCGTGCAAGCCGCGCCGTGGGTGGCTACCGACTACCTGCGCGTGTACACCAATCATGGCACGCTGGCGGCGGAAGTCGCGCTGCCGGCCTCCACGGATGTCGTGCGTTACGACGACACGATCACCCTGGCCATCACGCAGGACTCGTACTTCGTGATCGCGGCCGGGCATACGAGCGCCACGCTGCACCCGGTTAACACCGAGCGCGTCTTCGGCATCACGAACCCGATTTGGGTCGACACCGACTGCAACGGCGAATTCGACCCGCCGGGCCTGCCTGTCTCTAACTAA